The genomic stretch GTTCTTCCATACGAATAATCAACATTGCTAAATCTTCTCCTATAGTATAGGGAAGTTCCAGTAGCTCAAGTTTATCTGTCAGCGTCTTTTGATCATAGGTTTTGCCAGTCAACAGCTCCTGGAGCATCGTAGATTGCAATAGCGGCAAATTATCCTGAAACGCGTTGAGTGCTCTTTGATAAGATGCTGCGGTTTCCCATTTCATCTGAATTCGACTAACGAGACGCTGAACTGATTCAATCAGGTCTTCGTCACTTACAGGTTTGAGCAGATAATCAAAACTTTCTTGAGCCATTGCCTGCTTTGCATATTCAAAATCAGCATGGCCTGACAGCAGAATCGTTTGTACATGGGGCCATCTCTTATGGATCTCCGTAATCAGTGCAATGCCAGATATCTCAGGCATACGAATATCACTGATCACAATATCAATATCATGATTTTCCATAATTTCAAGCGCTAATTTTCCAGATAATGCCTCGTGGACAGTGCCAATTCCACAGCTTTCCCAAGGAATGGTTTCCGCCAGCGTCTCGACCACTGAACGTTCATCATCCACTAATAAAATTTGCAGCATGGGTAGTTCACCTACTTGTTAGTATTGTCGTGCCATATGATATCAACTTTAACCCCGCCTAGTGAAGAATGATTATAGGTTAGACCTGCTCCTTCACCGTAAAGAAAAGATAAACGCTGATGAACATTCCATGTGCCGCAGCCCATATTTTCATCCAGCGGTTTAAGAAGATCATATTTCATTTGCTCAAGTTGTTTGTCTGACATGCCAAGTCCGCTGTCTTCCACGGTAAGCATGTATACATCATCTTTGCAGTCCCCGTATATTCTGATTTCCCCATTCTCTGCTCTCGGCTCGAGTCCATGAATGACAGCGTTCTCAATAATAGGCTGAAGGGTCAACCTGGGTACCGTTTTATCTAAAATAGCATGGGAAACGTCGATTGTAAAATGCATGCGTTCAAGTCTAAGTGACTGAATCTCAAGATAATTTTTCACCATGGCTAATTCTTCTCGTATGGTTGCCATGTCATTTTCTGATCTTGTTATGTACCGGTAGTATTCTCCCAGATTTAGAGCCATGGCTACCACGGCCTTCTCATTTTTCATCCTCGCCATATTTTTGATATAGAACAAACAGTTATAGAGGAAATGTGGATTGATCTGGGATTGCAGCTGTTTCAGAGTCGCTTCGCGTCTTCTCAGTTTCTCCTCGTACACATTTTCGATTAGTTCCTGAATGCGCTGCGCCATGATGTTAAACCTGGCAAATAATAGACTGAACTCGTTATGTGCGGTGTGATTCAGTCGCACGGAAAAGTCACCGGCGGACAAGCGGTTTGTTCCTTTCACCAGTTGAAGGAGAGGGACCTGAACACTGCGGAATAGCGTATACAGAACCAGGATACTCATCACGATTAAGACAGCGATAGAGGCATAGAACAGATTCCGGCTGATCGTAATCGGCTTTAAGATTTGCTGCATAGGCACATAGTCCACATAGTACCAGCCGAGACTCTTGGACTGAATATAGGATACGTAGTATTCCGTACCATCCAGTGTAGTTCTGAACCCGCCCTTAGCTTCGAGTTTTGCACTTTGCAGTGAAGGCAGGACGGATTTCATGGTGCTTTTTTCAGTACTGTTGCTAATTAAGCCGAAGTCAGGATGAAACATAAAAGGGTCGCCTTTGTTATTTAACTTATTTTGATCAAGCAGCAATTTAAGATGATGAATCGGAAAACTAATTTTAGTAATCAATTTGGCCTTACTAGGATTGCTTATTGCTGTCGTCGGTACCGTAGTATGCCAGACAAAATGATTGTCATCATAGGTCCAGTACTGTGAGAGTGGTTCTGTGAATTGATTCTCTTCATAAGGTATGTAAGCGTCATCGTCGGTTGATATCACTTTTTTCATACGTGGAAAGTACAAGGTAATGGTTGAATGCCATTTGCTTGCTGCATTATACAGGTTCATCTTCTCTAGAATTGCAATGCCCGCTTTGGCACGCTCATAAGGAATGTCTTTGTAGTCTGGACGTTGATACTCCTGAATACTGGAATCTTGTCCAATCGACATTCCGTAAAGGGACAACTGATAAATGTTGGACTCTACAGAATCTGCAAAAGTTGACAGCTGATTCTTAGTGTTGTTCTGAATCTCATATTCTATGACTCTTACACTTTCTCTATTCGAATAGGTATATAAAAACAATACTAGAATAAGCAGAATGACAACTAACAACGCAATTTTAGTAAAAACATTTAAACGGTTCAGCAAAGCTCTGCCTCCTTATCTCATTAAAATATTCATATCATTCTTGCAATATTAGGATATAGATCGCAAAATCCCATTGTTATAATTTTACTATACAAGTTTGGGTTAACTTGTAAAACATAAATATTAGAACATGGGGGATGCAGGGGTGAAGGAACATACTTTAAAAACAACGCATAAACAGCGTTCTACCAGGGTGAGACAGCGCTGGAATTTTCAGCGGAACTGGCCATTGCATATGATGCTCATTCCAGCCGTATTACTCGCGCTGGTGTTTCAGTACATACCAATGGGCGGTATTGTAATCGCTTTTCAAGATTACAAACCATACCTTGGATTCTCAGGATCTGAATGGGTAGGTTGGGACAACTTCAGATATCTGTTTTTATATCCTGATGTTGGACAAGTCATCTGGAATACACTCTTTATTGCACTTTTCAAAATCGTGGCAGGGCTGATCGCTCCTTTGTTGTTTGCCATTTTACTAAATGAAGTACGACTAGTAGGCTTTAAAAGAGTGAGCCAAACTCTGGTTTATCTGCCGCATTTTCTCTCCTGGGTTATCCTCGGCGGGATTTTGCTTGATATCTTGTCTCCGCAAGGAGGAATTGTGAACCAGCTAATCGTAGCACTTGGAGGGGAACCGATCTTTTTCCTTGGAGATGGTACGTGGTTCCGGGTAACGCTGATCGTCAGTGATGTCTGGAAAGAATTTGGTTTTGGAACGATCGTCTTTCTTGCCTCTCTAGCAGGGATTAACCCCGCACTTTATGAAGCAGCTGAAGTGGACGGAGCTAACCGGTTTAAGCAGACGCTGCACATTACCGTTCCAGCACTAATACCAATCACAATTGTGCTTTTAACGCTTTCCATCGGTAACATTCTAAATGCCGGATTTGACCAAGTATTCAACCTGTACAATCCGCTTGTGTATGACAAAGGAGATATTATAGATACCTTTGTTTATCGACTGGGGATCTTGAACGGGAAGATGAGTTTTGCGACCGCGGTAGGATTATTCAAATCTGTGGTAGCTACCATTTTGATCGTTATATCTTACAGATTAGCTTATAAACTAGCCAATTATAGAGTTTTTTAGAGAGGAGAAACCGAGCTTGTATTACAAAACAAAAGGATATCGAATATTCAGCATAGCTAACTACACGTTCCTTGGTATTTTATCGTTGCTCTGCATTCTGCCAATCATTCACATATTAGCCGTTTCATTCAGCAGTATGGCGCCGGCTTCCTCCAATATGGTCACATTCTGGCCGATTGGTTTTACAACGGACGCCTATGTGAAAACATTCGGAAATTCAAACTTTATCAATTCTCTTTGGGTATCTGTTAATCGAACTGTATTAGCAACTATCATTGGTATCGTCATCATGCTGATTACAGCATTTCCTTTGTCGAAGGAAGATACGAGTTTCAAAGGACGCTCATGGTACACTTGGTTTTTTGTATTCACCATTCTATTCAGCGGCGGACTTATTCCAAGCTATATTCTTGTACAAAAGCTTGGTTTGATGAATACAATCTGGGCACTTATTTTGCCAGGAGCCTTGTCCGTGTGGAATGTTATCCTCATGATGAACTTTTTCCGCGGATTACCAAAAGAACTGGAGGAAGCCGCTTATTTGGATGGAGCAGGACATATCAAAACACTCTTTTTAGTATATGTTCCACTGTCTCTTCCAGCGATCGCTACTCTTTCGTTGTTCACAATGGTAGCTCAGTGGAATTCTTGGTTCGACGGCATGATCTATATGTCTGACATTAAAGATTATCCACTTGCATCCTTGCTGCAAACCATCATTGTTCAGCAAGATCTCAGTAAAATCAATGTAGACCCATCAATGCTGGAGAATATCTCCCAGCGTACTGTACGTGCAGCACAAATCTTTATCGGTGCGCTGCCGATCTTGCTTGTATATCCGTTTTTGCAACGCTTTTTTGTGAAAGGAATCGTCATTGGAGCGGTTAAAGGCTAAGCAATGAAAACTTAGTTAATGGAGGATATAGGATGAAAAAAGGATTGGCATGTATTGTTACGGGATGTTTAACAGCTTCACTCTTTTTCCCAACATTTTCTGGGGCAGAGGGTGTAGATCATCAGGTGAAAGGAGACTTGCAGGCGAAAAGCCTGCAAGCTTCTGTTCCCTACAAAGACCTGGGCAGTCATTGGTCTCAGTCTGCAGTACTTCGTATGCAAGATATGGCTTTATTACAAGGTTATGCGGATGGTACATTCAAGCCAAATCATGAGATTAACCGAGCTGAGTTTGTTATGATACTTGATCGTGTGTTTGGATTTACAGGCAGCACAGAGTCTCATTCATTTGCAGACGTTACCGCAGGGGATTGGTATTATGATGCATTGACGAGAGCAAACGGATCAGGAATTATCAAAGGAACCGATGTGGATCATCTGTCTCCTAAAGAGCCGATAACTCGTGAGGATGCTGCCGTAATGGTGGATCGTGCTTTTCAGCTTTCGAGCGGAGTGGAAGAGGAAAAGGAACTATCGAAGTTTTATGATGCAAAGGATGTTTCCAGCTATGCTACGAAAGCGCTTACCTATCTAACAAATAACCAAATCATGAAAGGTTATCAGGGTAAGCTGAATCCCAAATCTCCTATCACACGTGCAGAGACGGCAGGTCTCCTAGCTGCGATGATTGCGGATATTAAAACCTCTCCAGGAACTTATGAATCCAGCGTAAAGGGAAATCTGATTGTTCGGTCTTCTGATATTACACTCAAAAACACAGTCGTAAAAGGAAACTTACTGCTTACAGAAGGAATTGGAGATGGGTCCATTGTTCTTCAAGGAGTAACGGTTACAGGAAGTGTCATTGTTAAAGGCGGCGGCAGTCATTCCATAGACATCAGCGACTCCAAGCTGAATCGGATCGTGATTGACAAAAGCGGAGAGCCTGTAAGTGTAAAAATTAAAGAAGGCAGTAACGTACAAGAAATAACCGTTATGCAGAAAGCTAGTGTGGAACTCTCCTCAGATAGCACAGTCGATTCATTAACGGTGCTCACAAAAGCAGATCAGACACAGATTATTTCTAAAGGGAAAATTAACAAACTGAAAGTCGATGCAGCAAATGTGGTTGTTAATGGCGAAACAGTAAAACCAGGCTTTGTTACTTCTATTAAAGGAGAATCGACACAGCCTGTTCCCTCCCAGCCTGGTAACTCAACAACCGATTCGAGCACTTCAAATCCATCTTCTCCGGGTGGACAAACACCATCCGTACCAGATAGCCCGTCAGATGAGAAGCCTATTCCATCAACGACAATTCCTAATGAAGACTGGAAGCTTGTCTGGAATGATGAATTTAACGGATCTGTTATTGATGATACCAAGTGGACCGTACAGGACACGGGTCTAGTCTATAACAATGAGTTGCAATACTATAGTCCGAATAATACCCGCATTGTAAAAGATGAGGATCGAAGCGTTCTTCAAATTGAAGCAAAACGCGAAGAGAAGAGCGGTCAAAAATTCACTTCCGGTAAACTCATCTCCATGGGAAAAGGCGACTTCACCTACGGTAAAGTTGTTGTACGTGCGAAGCTCCCTAAAGAACAAGGCATGTGGCCCGCTTTTTGGATGATGCCGACAGATGAAGCCCACTATGGAGGATGGCCTGCCTCTGGAGAAATCGACATAATGGAGCTCATTGGCGGCGAAGAGAGCCACAACAAAATATACAGTACCTTGCATTATGACAGTGTGAAATCTGACGGGTCTCATGGACACGATCAGGGAAGCATCACACTTCCGGATGGAGAATCATTCGCTGATGATTATCATGATTTTCAAGTGGAATGGCTCCCGGGAATGATACGGTTTTATGTTGATGGCAAGTTGCATCATGAAGTGACTAATTGGCAGACAAAGGCTGCAGGTCAGCCGGAATACTACACGTTTCCTGCTCCTTTTGACCGTCCATTCTACCTGATTCTGAATTTGGCAGTTGGAGGAGATTGGCCGGGTTCACCTAATGATGACTTTACTTCAGAAGCGATGAACGTTGATTTTGTTCGTGTATATTCTTATGACAAATTAGACGAATGGCCTGATGTCACAACGAATCCAATTGAACCTGAAGCACAGCGTGAACCACAAGAGAATGGCAACCAGATCTACAATGATCAATTCCTGGATGGTACTGAAACAAACGGTGTTCCGCAGAAGTGGCAGTTCATTACGAACGAAGGCGGATCAGGAAATGTTGAGGTTGTAGAAGATAAGGATAAAGGAAAAGCAGTGCAGGTGACGATTGACAAAGAGGGAACTCAAAACTATTCAGTTCAGCTCACACAGATGCCGATCTACGTGAAGAAAAATAAAAAATACAAGATAGAGTTCGACGCGAAGGCGTCTGCTGATCGTACGATCTCTTCTAAGGTGACCCAATTTGAAAAAAGTTGGACGAATTACTCGGGAGATCACCCATTTGCGATCACGACAGAGTGGAAAACATACGATTATACATTTGACATGCGAGATGGAACAGACAATAATGCCAGATTTGAATTTAATTTAGGATTGGAAAATGATACTGTTCTGATCTCTAATGTTAAGCTAAGCGAGGTAGGAGAAGCAGATCCGCTGACTGTAGAGCGGAAGCCGCTGCCTGATGGCAATTACATCTTTAATGGAACATTTGATCAAGGCAAGAACCGTCTTGGATTCTGGGCAAGCTATATTGCTGAAAATGCGGTAGCTGATATCAGCGTGAACAACTTCTTGAAATTCCCGATCATGGAACGTCAACTGGTTGTAGATGTGAAGAAAACGAATGGAGAGTCTGAGCAGGTTGCGGTGAATCAAGGGAATTTGAAGCTGGAGGCGAATACCACTTATGGTTATTCTTTTGAAGCCAAAGCAGATAAGCCTCGCACGATGAACATTGATCTGATTAGCAGTGGAGCAGATTCCAAACAAAGTCATCAGAGTCAGAGTCAGAGTCAGAGTATTCAGCTTAGTCAGGATTTGAAGACGTATACCGGGGAGATTAGTATTGGTGATATTGAGCCAGACGCAACTTCCACGTTTAGACTGTTATTCGGCAGCTCTACAGGTACCGTCTATGTGGACAATGTCCGTCTAACAAAACGTGGAAATCCTATTTCTGTTGATGGCTACGCACATATACCTGCAACGGAAGCCTGGTCCATGCAGGGCCTGCAACTTGAAAATTCCGATGAAGGCGGTCAGCATATCAGTCACATGGAAGAAGGGGATCTTCTTCAGTACAAGATTAATGTAGCTGCTGATGACGAGTATGTATTATCTGCCCGAATGGCTAGTGCAAAAGATGATTCGAGTGTCCGTTTCAGCGTCAAGGATGAAGAGGGCTCTACGGTTCTACAGTCTGTGTACGCTCTTGGGGACACGGGCAGTTGGCAGAAATACAATACAGTGTACTTTCCAGCTGTTTCTTTAAAAGCGGGCAAACAATATTATGTAGACTTTGAAGGTAAGGATTATAACACCCGCTGGGTAGATATTTCGCAGAATAAGGTGAAAAATGGGAAGCTTGCATTAGCTGAGGGGAATTGGGAAAAGACTCCTGAAAAACTAGTAACTTCTGATGCCGATGGCGGAGGAGTGTTGATTCAGTTACTTGGCACAAGTAAGGATTGGTGGGAGGTGTTACTGCAACAACGACAGATAAAGCTGGATGAAGGAAAGACATACCGGCTCTCATTTGAGGCATCTGCATCCAGTCCGAAATCGGTACAAGCCGTCGTCTCACAAAATGAAGGCGATTATACAAAATATATGGAAGAAAAAATCGAGTTAACTGAGAGTAAGCAACAATATGCTTATACATTTACGATGAATGATTTTTCGGACCCCGCAGCTGTACTTGCATTTGGGTTGGGTTATCCGTCATCAAT from Paenibacillus polygoni encodes the following:
- a CDS encoding sensor histidine kinase yields the protein MLNRLNVFTKIALLVVILLILVLFLYTYSNRESVRVIEYEIQNNTKNQLSTFADSVESNIYQLSLYGMSIGQDSSIQEYQRPDYKDIPYERAKAGIAILEKMNLYNAASKWHSTITLYFPRMKKVISTDDDAYIPYEENQFTEPLSQYWTYDDNHFVWHTTVPTTAISNPSKAKLITKISFPIHHLKLLLDQNKLNNKGDPFMFHPDFGLISNSTEKSTMKSVLPSLQSAKLEAKGGFRTTLDGTEYYVSYIQSKSLGWYYVDYVPMQQILKPITISRNLFYASIAVLIVMSILVLYTLFRSVQVPLLQLVKGTNRLSAGDFSVRLNHTAHNEFSLLFARFNIMAQRIQELIENVYEEKLRRREATLKQLQSQINPHFLYNCLFYIKNMARMKNEKAVVAMALNLGEYYRYITRSENDMATIREELAMVKNYLEIQSLRLERMHFTIDVSHAILDKTVPRLTLQPIIENAVIHGLEPRAENGEIRIYGDCKDDVYMLTVEDSGLGMSDKQLEQMKYDLLKPLDENMGCGTWNVHQRLSFLYGEGAGLTYNHSSLGGVKVDIIWHDNTNK
- a CDS encoding ABC transporter permease, with the translated sequence MMLIPAVLLALVFQYIPMGGIVIAFQDYKPYLGFSGSEWVGWDNFRYLFLYPDVGQVIWNTLFIALFKIVAGLIAPLLFAILLNEVRLVGFKRVSQTLVYLPHFLSWVILGGILLDILSPQGGIVNQLIVALGGEPIFFLGDGTWFRVTLIVSDVWKEFGFGTIVFLASLAGINPALYEAAEVDGANRFKQTLHITVPALIPITIVLLTLSIGNILNAGFDQVFNLYNPLVYDKGDIIDTFVYRLGILNGKMSFATAVGLFKSVVATILIVISYRLAYKLANYRVF
- a CDS encoding carbohydrate ABC transporter permease: MYYKTKGYRIFSIANYTFLGILSLLCILPIIHILAVSFSSMAPASSNMVTFWPIGFTTDAYVKTFGNSNFINSLWVSVNRTVLATIIGIVIMLITAFPLSKEDTSFKGRSWYTWFFVFTILFSGGLIPSYILVQKLGLMNTIWALILPGALSVWNVILMMNFFRGLPKELEEAAYLDGAGHIKTLFLVYVPLSLPAIATLSLFTMVAQWNSWFDGMIYMSDIKDYPLASLLQTIIVQQDLSKINVDPSMLENISQRTVRAAQIFIGALPILLVYPFLQRFFVKGIVIGAVKG
- a CDS encoding carbohydrate binding domain-containing protein, with product MKKGLACIVTGCLTASLFFPTFSGAEGVDHQVKGDLQAKSLQASVPYKDLGSHWSQSAVLRMQDMALLQGYADGTFKPNHEINRAEFVMILDRVFGFTGSTESHSFADVTAGDWYYDALTRANGSGIIKGTDVDHLSPKEPITREDAAVMVDRAFQLSSGVEEEKELSKFYDAKDVSSYATKALTYLTNNQIMKGYQGKLNPKSPITRAETAGLLAAMIADIKTSPGTYESSVKGNLIVRSSDITLKNTVVKGNLLLTEGIGDGSIVLQGVTVTGSVIVKGGGSHSIDISDSKLNRIVIDKSGEPVSVKIKEGSNVQEITVMQKASVELSSDSTVDSLTVLTKADQTQIISKGKINKLKVDAANVVVNGETVKPGFVTSIKGESTQPVPSQPGNSTTDSSTSNPSSPGGQTPSVPDSPSDEKPIPSTTIPNEDWKLVWNDEFNGSVIDDTKWTVQDTGLVYNNELQYYSPNNTRIVKDEDRSVLQIEAKREEKSGQKFTSGKLISMGKGDFTYGKVVVRAKLPKEQGMWPAFWMMPTDEAHYGGWPASGEIDIMELIGGEESHNKIYSTLHYDSVKSDGSHGHDQGSITLPDGESFADDYHDFQVEWLPGMIRFYVDGKLHHEVTNWQTKAAGQPEYYTFPAPFDRPFYLILNLAVGGDWPGSPNDDFTSEAMNVDFVRVYSYDKLDEWPDVTTNPIEPEAQREPQENGNQIYNDQFLDGTETNGVPQKWQFITNEGGSGNVEVVEDKDKGKAVQVTIDKEGTQNYSVQLTQMPIYVKKNKKYKIEFDAKASADRTISSKVTQFEKSWTNYSGDHPFAITTEWKTYDYTFDMRDGTDNNARFEFNLGLENDTVLISNVKLSEVGEADPLTVERKPLPDGNYIFNGTFDQGKNRLGFWASYIAENAVADISVNNFLKFPIMERQLVVDVKKTNGESEQVAVNQGNLKLEANTTYGYSFEAKADKPRTMNIDLISSGADSKQSHQSQSQSQSIQLSQDLKTYTGEISIGDIEPDATSTFRLLFGSSTGTVYVDNVRLTKRGNPISVDGYAHIPATEAWSMQGLQLENSDEGGQHISHMEEGDLLQYKINVAADDEYVLSARMASAKDDSSVRFSVKDEEGSTVLQSVYALGDTGSWQKYNTVYFPAVSLKAGKQYYVDFEGKDYNTRWVDISQNKVKNGKLALAEGNWEKTPEKLVTSDADGGGVLIQLLGTSKDWWEVLLQQRQIKLDEGKTYRLSFEASASSPKSVQAVVSQNEGDYTKYMEEKIELTESKQQYAYTFTMNDFSDPAAVLAFGLGYPSSIGDHTVSIHNVSLIEVNPSADQGGQPVNVNLISNGDFSKGTDGWFTYVNGDAKELEISAGDQKLQAKIGTVGQNAWDRQVINEGFGIQPNSKYKLTFKAKTDKPRKMNVGIGWVDAASNYEWHGFFGDKVDLTTEEQLFTFTFNTEENGYGNTRISLDMGNISGAEDGNTIITLSDVSLINMGSAK